GTCCATCAGGCCCCGTCCCTTGATCTGGGCGCAGACTACGGGGGTCGGGCGGCCGTTCCAGGCGCCGCTGCGATCTATCCACAGCCGTTCGATGCAGAGCAACTGCTGCGGCGACCCGGCGCCGGGGGGGATCTGTGCGGTGACGCTGACACATGTGCTCGCAAGGATGAGTGTCCCAAGCATCAGGCTCCGTGGCCACGTCGGGCGAGGCATGGCGGCCTCCTTCTCACGTAAAGGCGGATGGTGTCCGTATGGCGAATTGGCTGGCTGATACAGTCAATGACCTATCCATGATTATACTGTTCCCGCCTGTGCGATACAAGGCCTTCTTGCCGCCACATACAGCATGAGGGGGGTCCGGAGCCCGAAAGGCCTCCACCGTACGCCTCCACGCAGGCCCGCTTCGTCAGAGCCAACCGCACGGTATCGGCCGCGGTTGACCCGAAGGCCCCAATCTGCTCTAATATCACCAGAGCATCTGCCGGCGGAGGAAGGGGCCTCTATGTCCGAGGCATTCGCTGAAAGAATGGTCCAACGATGAGCGAACGGGGTGGGACCCGACTCGCGAAATGGATGAGAGGATCGTCCGTGGCCTGTGACAAACGCGACAGAGAAGCCGGCGATGAGGCGCCGTCAACGACAAGGACGCTCAGTCCTGTATGGGCGGTTGCCGCGATTGCTGTCGTCGCGGCCGCCGTCACTGCTGTGGTCATACGGTATCAGGCGACGCACACAGAGCAGGCGCGTATCGTGAAGCTTGCGACGGATGGGACCTGGCCGTTTGACTGGGCGGAGGCCCGCCGTCGCCAGGAGCAAGCGGCCCGGCAGTTGGGCATACCTGTGGAGACATCTGTTGATCTGGATGGGGAGGGGGCAATACGGATGGTTTTCATCCCGCCGGGCGAGTTCGTGATGGGCAGTCCATCGACTGAGCCTGGTCGTTATAGGGGGGAGGGACCCCAACATTGTGTGACTCTGACCAAGGGCTTCTACCTGGGAGTGTACGAGATCACCCAGTCGCAGTGGCGTGCGGTGATGGGTGACAATCCAAGTCACTTCCAAGGGGATGATCTGCCTGTCGAGAATGTTTCATGGGAGGATGCGGTTGCGTTCTGTCGGAAGCTCAGCGAGCAGGAGGGGGTGGAATATCGTCTACCGACCGAGGCGGAGTGGGAGTACGCATGCCGCGCTGGCAGTTCGACTCGCTACCATTCAGGGGACAGCGACTCGGATCTGGGCGACTATGCCTGGTATCATGCGAATAGCAACCGGCGGACACAGCCGGTCGGTCGCAAGAAGCCGAATGCGTGGGGCTTGCATGACATGCACGGGAATGTATGGGAGTGGTGTCAGGACCGGTATGTTGCATACCCGAGGCATTCCGTGACAGACCCGCTTGGTGTTGCCTCAGGCGCCGACCGCGCTTTCCGTGGGGGCAGTTGGCAGAGCATCGCCAGGGACTGCCGGTCGGCGTGTCGCCTCTGGATTACACTCGGTTATCGTGATAACGCTATGGGCTTTCGCCTCGCGAGGACCGCGATGTCCCGCCCCTGAAAGGTGGTCAAGGACTTGCTATCGCTGTCTGCACGGGAGATAATGCATCCATCAGAGGCTCAAGACGGTGGAGAGCCTGCAATGCATAGGGACGGCACAGGTATATCCAAGAAGTCGGGAGGATCTGAGATGATTCGTACCAGAAGACCGTTCGTAGCATTCTACGTCCTTGTTTTCAGCATCCTTTCGCTGCGACCTGCCTATCCGGCTCAGCGCGCGATCGTTCCCGACCATGTTCCCCCCGGCCTCATGAAAGACATTTATCTGATTGCGACGCCGCGCCTTGCTCGAATACCCGACCTTCACGGCCTCTGGGACCCTTCCTTTCCGCTGGCCTATAAGACGGTGTGGCAGGATTCCGGCGAAACGATCATGTGCTACGGCGAGACGAGGGCGCAGTGGCCCTTTGAATATCCCCAATACACGGCCAAAGGACGGCCGCCCGATCAGCAGTGGCATCAGGACAGGATGCTCAAAGGCTATTATCGACGCGGGCAGATCAACGTTACCGTCCGAAACAGTCAATGGAGCTCATCGTGGGCGAATGACTGGCAGAGCCGGGCGGAACACCATAACCGGACATACGCCAATGAAACGACAACCATCCGTTCCATGGGGCCGGCGCCGGAAATTCGCACCGAGGTGCTTCCCGGACCCAGGACAACCCACGAATTCAAGCGCAAGTCATACTTCGGCAACCGATTCGAAGCGGAGTTCGTAGTCTATCGGGATACCTACCGCCTGGAAGAGTACGCCGCCGCCGGCGTGGCGGGAGGTCAGCACTGGCGACTACAGCGGGTCGTGAGCAAGGATCATGTCAACCATATCCGGGCCCAGGTCAGAGACACCAAGTCTCCTCTTGAGATTCTCATCAACGCGACGAGCGGAGATGGCAAGCCGGTCCATGAAGCGCTTGTGGACGAGATCATCAGCATCCTTCTGGAAGCCGCTCTGGAGGCTTCCGGAACACCGATCCCCCGCGAAGAAGCTGCGGTGGAGGAACGAGTCCCCATCGCCGAGGAAGAGTCAAAGCCGGCCCCTCCCACAGTCGAGCCGGCCCCGGCGGTCGAGCGGCCGACCGCGACCATTGTGGCGCTGAGTGCCTTGGATGGGAATCCGACGTTGCACGGCGAGACGGGAGCGGATACTCGCCCCTCGGTCCTGATTCGCTCGAACCTGGTGCGCAACGGCACGACCACCGATGGCGTCAGTGCTCTGGTTCTGCGAGCCGAAGTCAGCAAAGACGTGCCCGTAGTGTTTCTGCTGCAGGACGACAGCCTCGGTACATTGGAGCCCCTGTTTGAGAGCCGCACGCTGTCACTCCAGGGCAAACACTATGCCTTTGTGCGCTATGTGCCTCCGGACTCTCTGGCAAGGCCGGGCACAACGCTGCCGACATCGACCGTTCATCCGCCGAAGCAACGCGTTGGCGGCGCCCATGGCCCGGAATGTGAAAATCTCATCGTGATGGCCGTGCCCTACGCTCCGGACGCAAGCGGTGGCGGGGCGCAGGCGAACGAAGCCGGCGCGAAACGCGTCTCCCTGAAGCTGGCACGACCTCCCGTGGTCTTGGTTCACGGATTGTTCTCCGACCCGGTGCACTGCTGGATGGGCAGACTGGGCGAAGGCCGAAGCCTGTCGGTGATGCTGGAAATGGCCGGGTTCGTCCCATTCCTCGTAAACTACGCCCGGTCCAACGGTCTCTATACCGAAGGAGAATCGTGGCTGGACGGCAGCGCCCGCGCCAGCGATTTTGCCTCGAACTGGAACGTGGTCTGGGAGAGCCCTGACCATGACGAGACCGTCGAGATGGAGACGCGCTGGCTGCGCGGCGAGACGGGCGGGTGGCTGGGTTTGGACGAAGCACCCATCCTGTCGGCATGGCAGAAACCGGCCAATCTGAGGATCGGGGGCATCCGAGCGGCGCTCGATTACTACCGTAACGAGTTGAACCTGGCTGTCACACAGGCGGATGTGGTCGGCCACAGCATGGGTGGACTGTTGGCCAGGGTGTACGCTTCGGAGTCTTACCATCCACAGTATCGGCGGGCCGAAAATTTTGGCCGTGGCGACATCCGTCGCCTGGTGACGCTGAACACCCCGCATTTTGGCAGCGAACTGGCGGAACTGCCGGCAGCGCTCGAGTCCGGCCGGATCGGCGATGAGTCGCTGGCGGCCTGGACCCGGCGCCGTGTGGCCGCCGTGCTGTTTCGCGGGTTGTTCGCAAACCCGCAAGCCGGCGCCATCCGCGACCTGCGCCCAGGCAGCGATGCGTTGAGCAGAATCGGCACGACCGCCGTACCTTCGTTCGCAGTCGCAACAAGCGTGACGCACGGCCAACTCGCCGCCGACCGGCATGATACAGGTCAGACCTATCTGATGGCCTACTCGGGTCTCGGCATGTTCTTCTTCTACAATCCGGGGCTTCTCGCCGCCGCCGTCGAACAGCGCGTTGGCGAATGGGCCGAAGCGGGGCAGTGGAGGCGAGATACGGCACGAGATGTGGACGGAACCGGACCGGCCGACAGGCCGGCACGCTTCGACGATCAGGCGGGAATCCGTGAATTCCTCCACCGGCTTCAGGCGGGAATCGACGAGAATGTCTACCACTGGAACCGCTACCGAGAGGCCGAATTTCGCGAGACGCTGCGCCGGCAGATTGACGGCACGGAGTTGGTCCGCTTCGGGCTGTACGATCGAAGTGAGTCTGTGGGTTCCGCCTGGGACGATTTCATTGGCGCGGTCAGCCAGATGCTCGTCGGCGGCAACGTGCTGAAAGTCAGCAGCACTGAGATCGAACCGGATATCCCCCATGAAGTGGTGGATGCGATTCGCAGTCTTGTCTTCAATGGCGATCCGGAGAACGACGGCGCGGTGCGGGCGGTCAGTCAGTTCGGCGGCTTGCCCCCGACGGCCACCACGGTATTTCCCGGTGTCCTCCACAGTTTCTCGCCGTGGAACCTGGAGGTGCAACGCGAAGTCGTACGGCTGTTGCGATGGGAACACCACCGCTTTCATCCAGACGGGTTCCCGGCGACGGCACAGCCCATGCCGCGTTGGCTGCCGACCGCTGCGTTCAGCGAATCCCGGCTCGGCGGCGCACTGGCGATTGCCTGGGCCGGCATGGTCCCGACTCACGCGCAGCAGTTTGTGGCGGTGGCCGATCGACAGCACATCGTGATCCTGGCGCGTCCCGTGAACCAGGATGCGACCCCATTGATTGCCGCGGGAGCGGCCACCAAGGGCATGGCCATCAAGGGCAAATCGTCCAACTGGGGCCCGCAGCGTGGCTTGATCCCCGTCGATCAACGCTTCAGCAAGATCTGGCGTACCAAAAGGGACGCAGCCCGGGACGCGGAGATTGCCAAGTACAATGACCTGAACAGAAAGACCCTGGAGGAGATGACATATCCGGAAGATCCTGAATACCCGCAATTGAAGGACCGCGCCTTTGCCACGGCCCGGGACCTCGTGGTGACCGCCGCTGGCCGGCCCTATGATGTCCTGGTCGATCCGAACGAGGCCGACGCAGAAATGGCAGTGGTCTTGCACGCTGACGGCAGGCTGTACAACTGGCGCACAGGTAAGGACGAGGAGTTCGATCCGAACGTTGCGCCCTCGCGCGAGATCGAAGGCGAGGCCGCGCAACGGATCCTCGCCAACAAGACACCTATGGCCGTGCTTGCGGATGGGTTGAGCGATCTGGACCCCAAGCCCTATCTGACCGCTGATTATGATCTGCTTGCGATCGGTTTCTTCGATCCGGACACAGCCAACGCTGTGCCTGACGACGTGAAGAACGCCGAGTTTCACGAACTGCGCGGTTTCATCTCGCGCCGGCAGATGCACATTCTGCGAATGCTCAACGAGGCCGTCCGCAAGAACGCGGGCTACACGGCCGGCAACGTCTGCCACCACGGCCCCGAAGTGCAGTATCCCGGTTCGCCCTACGTGGATTACCCGATCCTGGTGTTCGACCCTGGTTCCCCGGCTGACGGCGACGCGGAGACGTTTGTCATCCACCAAGGCCCGGTCGGCTTCCGCGATATCCATCTCAAGCGATACTTCAACGAGAAGATCCGGGACGGATTCAACCTCTGGCCGAAC
This region of Anaerobaca lacustris genomic DNA includes:
- a CDS encoding formylglycine-generating enzyme family protein is translated as MVFIPPGEFVMGSPSTEPGRYRGEGPQHCVTLTKGFYLGVYEITQSQWRAVMGDNPSHFQGDDLPVENVSWEDAVAFCRKLSEQEGVEYRLPTEAEWEYACRAGSSTRYHSGDSDSDLGDYAWYHANSNRRTQPVGRKKPNAWGLHDMHGNVWEWCQDRYVAYPRHSVTDPLGVASGADRAFRGGSWQSIARDCRSACRLWITLGYRDNAMGFRLARTAMSRP
- a CDS encoding anthrax toxin-like adenylyl cyclase domain-containing protein, producing MIRTRRPFVAFYVLVFSILSLRPAYPAQRAIVPDHVPPGLMKDIYLIATPRLARIPDLHGLWDPSFPLAYKTVWQDSGETIMCYGETRAQWPFEYPQYTAKGRPPDQQWHQDRMLKGYYRRGQINVTVRNSQWSSSWANDWQSRAEHHNRTYANETTTIRSMGPAPEIRTEVLPGPRTTHEFKRKSYFGNRFEAEFVVYRDTYRLEEYAAAGVAGGQHWRLQRVVSKDHVNHIRAQVRDTKSPLEILINATSGDGKPVHEALVDEIISILLEAALEASGTPIPREEAAVEERVPIAEEESKPAPPTVEPAPAVERPTATIVALSALDGNPTLHGETGADTRPSVLIRSNLVRNGTTTDGVSALVLRAEVSKDVPVVFLLQDDSLGTLEPLFESRTLSLQGKHYAFVRYVPPDSLARPGTTLPTSTVHPPKQRVGGAHGPECENLIVMAVPYAPDASGGGAQANEAGAKRVSLKLARPPVVLVHGLFSDPVHCWMGRLGEGRSLSVMLEMAGFVPFLVNYARSNGLYTEGESWLDGSARASDFASNWNVVWESPDHDETVEMETRWLRGETGGWLGLDEAPILSAWQKPANLRIGGIRAALDYYRNELNLAVTQADVVGHSMGGLLARVYASESYHPQYRRAENFGRGDIRRLVTLNTPHFGSELAELPAALESGRIGDESLAAWTRRRVAAVLFRGLFANPQAGAIRDLRPGSDALSRIGTTAVPSFAVATSVTHGQLAADRHDTGQTYLMAYSGLGMFFFYNPGLLAAAVEQRVGEWAEAGQWRRDTARDVDGTGPADRPARFDDQAGIREFLHRLQAGIDENVYHWNRYREAEFRETLRRQIDGTELVRFGLYDRSESVGSAWDDFIGAVSQMLVGGNVLKVSSTEIEPDIPHEVVDAIRSLVFNGDPENDGAVRAVSQFGGLPPTATTVFPGVLHSFSPWNLEVQREVVRLLRWEHHRFHPDGFPATAQPMPRWLPTAAFSESRLGGALAIAWAGMVPTHAQQFVAVADRQHIVILARPVNQDATPLIAAGAATKGMAIKGKSSNWGPQRGLIPVDQRFSKIWRTKRDAARDAEIAKYNDLNRKTLEEMTYPEDPEYPQLKDRAFATARDLVVTAAGRPYDVLVDPNEADAEMAVVLHADGRLYNWRTGKDEEFDPNVAPSREIEGEAAQRILANKTPMAVLADGLSDLDPKPYLTADYDLLAIGFFDPDTANAVPDDVKNAEFHELRGFISRRQMHILRMLNEAVRKNAGYTAGNVCHHGPEVQYPGSPYVDYPILVFDPGSPADGDAETFVIHQGPVGFRDIHLKRYFNEKIRDGFNLWPNPVSKGWQWEYYRDYCMDRGYDPRDAPDLKKYVAEQPRPTRGIGSMTSAPPSTTPAGALSVP